Part of the Leptolyngbya sp. BL0902 genome, GATAAAGCCACACTCTGCAAGATTATTGCATTGCCGAATCATGGGAAACGGGTGAGGTTCGGGGAACTGGGTACGGTAGGTTCGGTGGGGAAATACCCCATGGGATTAGGGTTTCTCGCCCTAGAACCGCCTAAAAAAATAGCACACTATAGAGTCATAGCCTAGGTGGTTTAACCACTCATTCAACAACTAGGAGGTTGCTGTAATGATCGTTCGTCGCTATCTCGATCCCATCTCTGAAATTAATGCCATTCGCCGTCAAATTAACGACGTCTTTGGTGACTTTGCTGCTGAAGTTTTGCCCAGGGCTGATTGGGCTCCGGCGGTACGTTTATTGGATCAAGGCGATCACTTTTTGCTGACGGCCCATGTGGTTGGTATTGAGCCTGAAGCCTTGAATGTGCAGGTGACGGCTGACACCATTTCCCTAGAAGGTCAGCGCCCTGAACCGACCTTGCCAGAGGATACCAAGCTGCTCTATGACGATGTGCGCTATGGGCAGTTCCAGCGGGTCATTAACCTGCCGGAACCCATTCAAAATAGCCTGGTAACTGCCGAATTTAACCATGGCATCCTGACGCTGACCCTGCCTAAAGTAGTGGAATCCCAAACCAAGGTTGTGAAAATTACCTTGGGTGCTCCTACCCTAGAGGCCCGTCAGCCAGAAGGTGAGGGAACCAAAGCCTAGGAACTCCGTTGGTATGATGTCGATCCAGCGGTAAAGCCTTCGGAAATCGTGGACAATAGGCTGCTGCCATAAAGCCTAATTCGATCCCAACATCCAACCTGTTTCTAGGTCTAAATTCAGGGGAACTGAGGTTCCCCTTTTTGGTGGGTTGAGCTACAGGCCGTCCCAAAATGTGCCCGTACCAATTAAAGCCTCGTAGGGTTCGAGTTGGTCAAAGGAAAAGTCCACCATGGTGGGGACGAGAAGGGCATGGGCTGGGTG contains:
- a CDS encoding Hsp20/alpha crystallin family protein, with translation MIVRRYLDPISEINAIRRQINDVFGDFAAEVLPRADWAPAVRLLDQGDHFLLTAHVVGIEPEALNVQVTADTISLEGQRPEPTLPEDTKLLYDDVRYGQFQRVINLPEPIQNSLVTAEFNHGILTLTLPKVVESQTKVVKITLGAPTLEARQPEGEGTKA